A window of Syngnathus typhle isolate RoL2023-S1 ecotype Sweden linkage group LG9, RoL_Styp_1.0, whole genome shotgun sequence genomic DNA:
TTGTAAAGTTGCGCCGTGGCCCCTCCCGCGCAGGTCTGTCCCAGCCGACCGCCAATCTGGTGGCGGGCTGTCTGCAGCTGAACCCTCGCACTTTCCTCCCCGAGCAGTCGCCTGAGCTCCCGGCCCACCTGTCGCTGCCGCCTCCGCCGCCGGGCGCCGCCCCTTACGCGGCCCACTTCTCCTACCGGAGTCCCGGGCTGACGCCGGGCCTGCCCAGCCCGCCCTACGGCACCATGGAGCCCTCGCACATTTTCCGCCAGGTCAAGGTTCCGGCGTACGGCGCCCCGGACAGCTACTTTGACGGCGTCCCGCTGACGGACAGCCCGCCCTTCGACCCGCCCCTCAGCCCACCCCTCAGCGTCAACGGGAACTTCTCGTCGTTCAAACaggaggctgctgctgcggcggcggcggccgcggcggcggcagaCTACGACAAGAGCTACCCCTTCGGCGTCCACTACGGCGGGGGCGGGGGCGTCTACCCGCAGGTAGACAACCTGCTGGGCTTCGACGGACACTCGCATCAGCTCAACGCCATTTTTCACGAGTCGTGAAAAGAGCTCGCTCCCTGCATGGCGACGGCCAGACAGACCGGCAGCAATAAGCCAAACTATGCAATTTGAcccctgc
This region includes:
- the neurod1 gene encoding neurogenic differentiation factor 1; its protein translation is MTRSEQNFGESEVQQEEACSPAGIGTVTGTGTSTGDEEEEDDERRLLDDEDDEDEDEQEQEQEEDEGEGDGDGDGKPKRRGPKKKKMTKARMQRFKVRRMKANARERNRMHGLNDALESLRKVVPCYSKTQKLSKIETLRLAKNYIWTLSEILRSGKAPDLITFVQALCKGLSQPTANLVAGCLQLNPRTFLPEQSPELPAHLSLPPPPPGAAPYAAHFSYRSPGLTPGLPSPPYGTMEPSHIFRQVKVPAYGAPDSYFDGVPLTDSPPFDPPLSPPLSVNGNFSSFKQEAAAAAAAAAAAADYDKSYPFGVHYGGGGGVYPQVDNLLGFDGHSHQLNAIFHES